Proteins from a single region of Phaeacidiphilus oryzae TH49:
- a CDS encoding oxidoreductase has translation MTTSMNPTVAVVGPGAIGTTVAAALHEAGRTPLLCGRTPRERLELRDADGLVVVPGPVRTDPGRIGEGAVDLVFLAVKSTQLDAAALWLTALCHPGTVVCVLQNGVEQEATVAPHVPGCPVLPSVVWFPAQVQPGGSVWLREKARLTLPDVPAAQVVHGALRDTRCSVELAADFATLAWRKLLRNAVAGLMVLSGRRAGMFGRADIGRLSQAYLRECLAVARAEGAELGDEVPQEILDDFRAYPADMGTSILADREAGRPLEWDIRNGVVARRGRAHGIPTPISDVVVPLLAAAGDGPG, from the coding sequence ATGACGACGTCCATGAACCCCACCGTCGCAGTCGTGGGCCCGGGGGCGATCGGCACCACCGTCGCGGCGGCGCTGCATGAGGCCGGCCGCACCCCGTTGCTGTGCGGCCGCACGCCTCGCGAGCGCCTGGAGTTGCGCGATGCCGACGGCCTGGTCGTGGTGCCGGGACCGGTGCGGACCGATCCGGGCCGGATCGGAGAAGGGGCGGTCGACCTCGTCTTCCTCGCCGTCAAGTCCACCCAACTGGACGCGGCGGCACTCTGGTTGACGGCGTTGTGCCACCCGGGGACCGTCGTCTGCGTGCTGCAGAACGGCGTCGAACAGGAGGCGACCGTCGCGCCCCACGTCCCCGGCTGCCCCGTGCTGCCCTCCGTCGTGTGGTTCCCGGCGCAGGTGCAGCCCGGAGGCTCCGTGTGGCTGCGCGAGAAGGCCCGACTGACGCTGCCCGACGTGCCCGCGGCCCAGGTGGTGCACGGGGCGCTGCGCGACACCCGGTGCTCGGTCGAGTTGGCCGCGGACTTCGCGACCTTGGCGTGGCGGAAGCTGCTGCGGAACGCGGTGGCCGGGTTGATGGTCCTCAGCGGCCGTCGAGCCGGGATGTTCGGCCGCGCCGACATCGGCCGGTTGTCCCAGGCCTACCTGCGGGAGTGCCTCGCGGTCGCCCGAGCCGAAGGAGCGGAGCTGGGCGACGAGGTGCCGCAGGAGATCCTGGACGACTTCCGCGCCTACCCGGCCGACATGGGCACCTCCATCCTCGCCGACCGGGAGGCCGGCCGGCCGCTCGAATGGGACATCCGCAACGGAGTCGTCGCACGACGCGGCCGGGCCCACGGCATCCCGACCCCCATCAGCGACGTGGTGGTGCCCCTGCTGGCGGCCGCCGGCGACGGGCCCGGGTGA